GCTGTCCTCGTCGAACTTGATGATCGAGACACGAAGCTGCGTGGGCGCGTTGTCGTTCACGATCGTGTCGAAAAGGGTCTTGGTGTTGTCGATGTAGTTGTCATCCACCGGCGCCATTTCGCGCGAGATCATGTCGGCGATGGTGTAGCTCGCCTTGTCACGCGCGCTCTTGTAGCGGTGGACCTCGAAGAATTCGTAGGTCACGCCGATCACCAGGAAGAGGATCGGCAGGGTCAACACGGCCTCGACCGTGACGGTGCCGGATTGATCGCGCGAGAAGGCACGAAGGCGGGTCCTGAGCGTTTCAAACAGAGACATCAGAGCGGCTCCTGCACGAAGGCGGTTGTGGACTGGATCGCGATCTGACCCGAGCTGTCGCGGTCAAGCGCCCGCGCGAGATCCCACTTGGGGAAGATCGGGTCGTACTTGAGGCAGGCCCGGAGCATCATCAGCTCGTTCTGCTGACCGGGCACGAAGGCCTTGACCGGCTTGCTGGGCGCGGCCTTGTCGGAACAATCGACATTGCCGTCGAGCGTGACGAAGGCGCGGATGTCCTTGGGCACCATCTCGAGCTTGAGGCTGTTGCTGCAATCCGAGATCAGGAGCGCGTTGTCGCAGATGATCTGCTTGATCTGGCTGTGCTGCGGCGCGGTGCCGGTCCCGAGGCGCAATTCGCGCACGGCGATGTCGAGACCGCGTTCGAGCATGGTGTGCCGCAGGGTGATCATGCTGAGTTCGAGCGACATGATCAGCAGCGCGAAATAGACCGGGAAGAGGATCATGAACTCGACGGAGGAGTTGCCGTCTTCGTCGCGCCGGAAGCGGGTGAGAAATGTGCGGAGACCGGTCATCATTCTGTCAACCTCAGGTTCACCACGTTCGAGGCAATCGAGCTGAACGCGTCGTTGATGTTCACGCCCTCGGCCCGGTAGTAGTGGGCGAGCGACGAGGCGCAGTCC
This window of the Roseovarius sp. SCSIO 43702 genome carries:
- a CDS encoding TadE/TadG family type IV pilus assembly protein; this translates as MSLFETLRTRLRAFSRDQSGTVTVEAVLTLPILFLVIGVTYEFFEVHRYKSARDKASYTIADMISREMAPVDDNYIDNTKTLFDTIVNDNAPTQLRVSIIKFDEDSDKYSIVWSEVRGTGNMTALKTEDVASDHASLPGMADGEELILVEWGADYQPMFDVGFDGGFEVASGIFTSPRFAPQIVWDS
- a CDS encoding TadE/TadG family type IV pilus assembly protein, with the translated sequence MMTGLRTFLTRFRRDEDGNSSVEFMILFPVYFALLIMSLELSMITLRHTMLERGLDIAVRELRLGTGTAPQHSQIKQIICDNALLISDCSNSLKLEMVPKDIRAFVTLDGNVDCSDKAAPSKPVKAFVPGQQNELMMLRACLKYDPIFPKWDLARALDRDSSGQIAIQSTTAFVQEPL